A window of the Dunckerocampus dactyliophorus isolate RoL2022-P2 chromosome 21, RoL_Ddac_1.1, whole genome shotgun sequence genome harbors these coding sequences:
- the tgfbr1b gene encoding TGF-beta receptor type-1b — MDTIPCLLLVLLFTAMLQETTALQCHCERCTANSSCTTDGVCFVNIRKSGTRLTTELHQCVHEKELFPRDRPFICAPSFKHDTVLYPICCTTDYCNKDPDLTVFPVPTAKPPPLGPVALAAVIAGPVCVLCLLLVLAFYVCHSHRGLGAGGAGAHHHHHHRVPNEEDPSMDHPFITVGTTLKDLIYDMTTSGSGSGLPLLVQRTIARTIILQESIGKGRFGEVWRGKWRGEEVAVKIFSSREERSWFREAEIYQTVMLRHENILGFIAADNKDNGTWTQLWLVSDYHEHGSLFDYLNRYTVTVEGMIKLSLSTASGLAHLHMEIVGTQGKPAIAHRDLKSKNILVKKNGTCCIADLGLAVRHDSATDTIDIAPNHRVGTKRYMAPEVLDDSINMKHFESFKRADIYAMGLVFWEIASRCSMGGIHEDYQLPYYDLVQSDPSVEEMRKVVCEQKLRPNIPNRWQSCEALRVMAKIMRECWYANGAARLTALRIKKTLSQLSQQEGIKM, encoded by the exons CTCTCCAGTGTCACTGTGAGCGCTGCACTGCCAACTCTAGCTGTACCACAGATGGCGTCTGTTTCGTCAATATTCGCAAGTCAGGCACCCGGTTGACGACGGAGCTGCACCAGTGTGTTCACGAAAAAGAACTGTTCCCTCGAGATCGGCCCTTCATCTGTGCCCCGTCCTTCAAGCACGACACGGTCCTTTATCCGATTTGCTGTACCACAGATTACTGCAACAAGGACCCTGACCTCACAGTTTTCCCAG TCCCCACTGCAAAGCCTCCCCCTTTGGGACCTGTGGCTCTCGCTGCGGTGATTGCTGGACCAGTTTGCGTACTCTGCTTGCTCCTCGTTTTGGCTTTCTATGTCTGCCACAGCCACCGTGGGCTGGGGGCTGGCGGGGCTGGagcccaccatcaccaccaccaccgggtGCCCAATGAAGAAGATCCCTCCATGGACCATCCGTTCATCACTGTTGGAACAACGCTGAAGGACCTTATCTATGACATGACCACCTCTGGTTCTGGATCAG GCCTGCCACTTCTTGTCCAGAGAACCATTGCCAGGACCATCATCTTACAGGAGAGCATTGGGAAAGGCCGTTTTGGGGAGGTGTGGCGCGGTAAATGGCGTGGTGAGGAAGTGGCTGTGAAGATTTTCTCCTCCCGGGAGGAGCGGTCTTGGTTCCGAGAGGCTGAGATCTACCAGACCGTGATGCTTAGACATGAGAATATTTTGGGATTCATTGCCGCAGACAACAAAG ATAATGGGACATGGACTCAGCTGTGGCTGGTATCAGACTACCATGAGCATGGCTCCTTGTTTGACTACCTGAATCGTTACACCGTTACTGTTGAAGGCATGATCAAACTATCTCTGTCTACAGCCAGTGGCTTGGCCCACCTCCACATGGAGATTGTGGGCACACAAG GTAAACCAGCAATTGCCCACAGAGACCTCAAGTCCAAGAACATTCTGGTAAAGAAGAATGGAACCTGCTGCATTGCAGACTTGGGTTTAGCTGTCCGGCACGATTCGGCCACCGACACAATTGACATTGCTCCAAATCACAGAGTGGGAACAAAAAG GTACATGGCCCCAGAAGTACTGGATGACTCCATAAACATGAAACACTTTGAATCTTTCAAGCGGGCTGACATTTACGCCATGGGATTGGTCTTCTGGGAGATTGCTAGTCGTTGCTCCATGGGAG GGATCCACGAGGACTACCAGCTGCCATACTATGACCTGGTTCAGTCAGATCCATCAGTGGAAGAGATGAGAAAGGTGGTTTGTGAGCAGAAGCTTCGTCCTAACATTCCCAACCGTTGGCAGAGCTGTGag GCATTACGTGTAATGGCTAAGATAATGAGGGAGTGCTGGTATGCCAACGGGGCCGCCCGGCTCACTGCCCTCCGGATCAAGAAGACCCTATCACAGCTCAGCCAACAGGAGGGAATCAAAATGTAG